In Terriglobales bacterium, one DNA window encodes the following:
- the rimO gene encoding 30S ribosomal protein S12 methylthiotransferase RimO, translating to MPIEVSTESAPEQVTTSKSESRRKRIGFVSLGCPKNLVDSEVMMGMLSEAGAEITQDAASADVIVVNTCSFIDSAKQESVNAILEMAQHKTAGTAQKLIIAGCLVERYRNEIQKNIPEVDAVLGTGDLEHILRAVGIERGIEHAPQPESPFKILVDRAPSAVRTHSRPEGEARAASGRFSRAEWDGAIADLPNYLYDEKTPRLLATGKTSAYLKIAEGCDHPCSFCIIPQLRGKFRSRHFESVIAEARRLAENGVRELTLIGQDTTCYGEDLGLKDGLALLLARLAEIEELRWIRFLYAYPNKITGRLLDTIAAHEKICSYIDVPLQHASASTLKRMKRGGSSDIFLKSIEKMRSTIPNLTMRTSFIAGFPGETQAEFEELCDFVSAARFDWMGVFAYSDEEGAAAFKLEDKVHACEIERRRKKLMRIQQQISRKAKKTLVGKQFDLLVEGSSEETDLLWEGRTIMHAPEIDGKVFINDFGDHEQLDRGEFYRCEITETHDYDLVARII from the coding sequence ATGCCCATAGAAGTTTCTACTGAGAGTGCTCCCGAACAAGTCACCACCTCCAAGAGCGAGAGCCGTCGCAAGAGAATTGGATTTGTAAGCCTTGGCTGTCCCAAGAACCTCGTTGATAGCGAAGTCATGATGGGAATGCTGAGCGAGGCAGGTGCGGAGATCACTCAGGACGCCGCTTCGGCCGACGTCATCGTCGTGAATACCTGCTCGTTCATTGATTCGGCCAAGCAGGAGTCAGTAAACGCCATTCTCGAAATGGCTCAGCATAAAACTGCCGGAACAGCCCAGAAGCTGATCATTGCCGGGTGTCTGGTGGAGCGCTATCGCAACGAGATCCAAAAGAACATTCCTGAAGTCGACGCGGTTCTGGGCACGGGAGATCTGGAGCACATTCTTCGGGCAGTGGGAATTGAGCGCGGTATCGAGCATGCTCCACAGCCGGAGTCGCCGTTCAAGATTCTCGTTGATCGTGCGCCCAGCGCAGTTCGCACCCATTCTCGTCCTGAAGGCGAGGCGCGGGCTGCCAGCGGAAGATTCTCGCGCGCCGAATGGGACGGCGCCATCGCCGATCTGCCGAATTATCTTTATGACGAGAAAACTCCGCGTCTGCTTGCGACCGGCAAGACCTCTGCCTACCTGAAGATTGCGGAAGGCTGCGATCACCCCTGCAGCTTCTGCATCATTCCGCAGCTTCGGGGAAAGTTTCGTTCACGACATTTTGAATCGGTCATTGCCGAAGCTCGGAGACTGGCGGAGAACGGCGTTCGCGAGCTCACGCTTATTGGGCAAGACACGACCTGCTACGGAGAAGACCTCGGTCTGAAAGATGGACTGGCACTCTTGCTGGCGCGCCTGGCGGAGATCGAAGAACTTCGCTGGATTCGTTTCCTGTACGCGTATCCCAATAAGATCACTGGCCGTCTGCTCGATACCATCGCCGCGCACGAGAAGATCTGCTCGTACATCGACGTTCCTCTCCAGCATGCTTCTGCTTCGACGTTGAAGCGCATGAAGCGCGGCGGCAGTTCCGATATTTTTCTGAAGAGCATCGAGAAGATGCGCTCCACAATTCCCAATTTGACAATGAGAACTTCGTTCATCGCGGGATTTCCGGGTGAAACTCAAGCCGAGTTCGAAGAGCTCTGTGACTTCGTCAGTGCCGCTCGCTTCGATTGGATGGGAGTGTTCGCCTACTCCGACGAAGAAGGAGCCGCAGCGTTCAAGCTCGAGGACAAAGTCCACGCGTGCGAAATCGAGCGACGCCGCAAGAAGCTCATGCGCATTCAGCAGCAGATCAGCCGCAAGGCCAAGAAGACACTCGTTGGAAAGCAGTTCGATTTGCTGGTCGAGGGATCTTCAGAGGAAACCGATCTACTCTGGGAAGGACGCACGATCATGCACGCTCCAGAGATCGATGGCAAGGTCTTCATCAACGATTTCGGAGATCATGAGCAACTAGATCGCGGCGAGTTTTACCGCTGCGAAATTACTGAGACGCACGATTACGATCTGGTCGCGCGCATCATCTGA
- the yacG gene encoding DNA gyrase inhibitor YacG, which yields MARKKALSLRCPTCRTIVLRSDEHFPFCSDRCRLIDLGKWASGGYRISSPVLDPELLEEIDQRPHSNPENDEHKRH from the coding sequence ATGGCTCGAAAGAAGGCTCTCAGTCTGCGTTGTCCGACGTGCCGCACAATTGTGCTGCGTTCCGACGAGCACTTCCCTTTCTGTAGCGATCGCTGTCGATTAATCGATTTAGGGAAGTGGGCCAGCGGAGGGTATCGCATCAGCTCTCCGGTGCTCGATCCTGAGCTGCTCGAGGAGATCGATCAACGTCCGCACTCCAATCCAGAGAACGATGAGCACAAGCGGCATTAG
- a CDS encoding IPT/TIG domain-containing protein has product MFIRIARDGVTERLLGKRHLNGKPHISSINPPFALPGGEVRISGSGLRGHEMRRPRVTFGDEPGGVVIAAEDFVVARVPEAAFSGPVVIEPDGSKSNGLELKVAVPIAENLHPVTNPAMDAEGNLFVTFSGSRGQKVPVSIYKIDTGYHAKPFLSDLMNAHGIAFDREGQIYVSSRQNGTVYRVAPNGTMSAYAEGMGIATGIAFDREQNLYVGDRSGSIFKIARDRQTFVFATLEPSVSAYHLAFGPDQNLYVSGPTTSSYDAIYRVDPHGDSSVFFRGLGRPQGIAFDIDGNLYVAASFEGKRGIVRITPDKKASLCVSGQNLVGLCFAPGKAVVLATTSAVFHLSWNIQGLPLLQ; this is encoded by the coding sequence ATGTTTATTAGAATCGCGCGAGATGGGGTCACGGAACGCTTGCTGGGAAAGCGCCATTTGAACGGGAAGCCGCACATTTCATCCATTAACCCACCGTTCGCTCTTCCCGGCGGCGAAGTGCGCATCTCCGGCAGCGGACTTCGCGGACATGAGATGCGGCGTCCTCGCGTCACGTTCGGTGACGAACCTGGCGGAGTAGTGATCGCCGCCGAGGATTTTGTAGTCGCTCGCGTTCCCGAAGCGGCATTCTCGGGTCCGGTTGTGATCGAGCCTGACGGCAGCAAGAGCAACGGTCTCGAGCTAAAAGTTGCTGTCCCAATTGCGGAAAACTTGCATCCGGTCACGAATCCTGCCATGGATGCGGAAGGTAATCTGTTTGTTACCTTCTCCGGATCGCGCGGGCAGAAGGTTCCAGTATCGATTTACAAAATCGATACTGGCTATCACGCTAAACCATTCCTGTCCGATCTGATGAATGCGCACGGCATCGCTTTTGATCGCGAGGGACAGATTTATGTATCTTCGCGCCAGAACGGCACCGTGTACCGCGTCGCACCTAACGGCACGATGTCAGCCTATGCCGAGGGCATGGGCATCGCCACCGGCATCGCCTTCGACCGCGAGCAGAACCTGTATGTCGGGGATCGAAGTGGAAGTATTTTCAAAATCGCGCGTGATCGGCAAACATTTGTCTTTGCCACTTTGGAACCGAGCGTCTCCGCTTATCACCTTGCTTTCGGGCCGGATCAGAACCTCTATGTGAGCGGGCCGACTACGTCGAGCTACGACGCGATTTATCGCGTTGACCCACACGGCGACAGTTCCGTCTTCTTCCGCGGACTCGGCCGACCGCAGGGGATCGCATTCGATATCGACGGAAATCTTTATGTCGCCGCTTCATTCGAAGGCAAGCGCGGCATCGTTCGCATCACTCCCGACAAAAAGGCGTCGCTCTGCGTTTCCGGTCAAAACCTTGTCGGACTTTGCTTCGCTCCAGGAAAGGCCGTGGTGCTGGCCACTACGTCTGCGGTTTTTCATCTCTCCTGGAATATTCAGGGCCTGCCGCTGCTTCAGTAA
- a CDS encoding phosphatidylglycerophosphatase A, with product MSTSGISPQTGNPRSRWAWLVGTFFGIGHMHRGPGTWAAGATVLLWRLGAQRATHTALIALLTAILVTLIGVPASTRVARESGIKDPGFVVIDEVAGQMFALIIAPLRWKYLLLSFILFRCFDIFKPPPLRALERLPEGIGIMVDDVGAGLYSLLVLAIVLKFWPSI from the coding sequence ATGAGCACAAGCGGCATTAGCCCTCAAACTGGAAACCCTCGTTCTCGATGGGCATGGCTCGTAGGCACGTTTTTTGGAATTGGTCACATGCATCGAGGTCCAGGCACCTGGGCTGCTGGAGCAACGGTGCTGCTGTGGCGGCTGGGCGCACAACGCGCCACTCACACGGCATTGATCGCTCTGCTCACGGCAATTCTCGTGACTCTGATTGGAGTTCCAGCGAGCACGCGAGTTGCGCGCGAAAGCGGGATCAAAGATCCGGGATTTGTAGTCATCGACGAAGTTGCAGGTCAGATGTTCGCGCTCATCATCGCGCCGCTGCGTTGGAAATATCTGTTGCTGAGTTTTATACTTTTTCGTTGCTTCGACATTTTCAAACCTCCGCCGTTGCGCGCTCTGGAGCGCCTGCCGGAGGGAATTGGCATCATGGTTGACGATGTCGGCGCAGGGTTGTACTCGCTGCTGGTTCTCGCAATTGTGCTGAAATTCTGGCCTTCGATTTAG